The following coding sequences are from one Lolium rigidum isolate FL_2022 chromosome 6, APGP_CSIRO_Lrig_0.1, whole genome shotgun sequence window:
- the LOC124660632 gene encoding amino-acid permease BAT1 homolog: MAGQSSYIRLAGDDEAAMVSGSEDYDSKKLRLLGYKPQLKRNLSLLSNFSVTFSIVSVLTGITTLYGTGLEFGGPVTMVYGWPIAGTFTVIVGLAMAEICSAYPTSGGLYFWSAKLCSERRWGPFASWLTGWFNIVGQWAVTTSVDYSLAQLIQVIILLSTGGANGGGYLASKYVVIAIHAAILLSHAIINSLPISLLSFFGQFAAAWNMLGVFVLMIVVPTVATERASAEFVFTHFNTDNSAGIHSNLYIFVLGLLMSQYTLLGYDASAHMTEETKNADTNGPIGIISAIGISIVVGWGYILGITFAVKDIPSLLSPNNEAGGYAIAQVFYEAFKSRYGSGVGGIVCLGIVAVAIYFCGMSSVTSNSRMAYAFSRDGAMPLSSVWQKVNKHEVPINAVWLSTFISLCMALPSLGSLVAFQAMVSIATIGLYIAYALPIFFRVTLARKYFVPGPFNLGRYGVVVGWVAVLWVATITVLFSLPVTYPVTKDTLNYTPVAVGGLFILVLGSWIFSARHWFKGPVTNLGG, encoded by the exons ATGGCAGGGCAGAGCAGCTACATCcggctcgccggcgacgacgaggccGCCATGGTCTCCGGCAGCGAGGACTACGACTCCAAAAAGCTGCGGCTGCTTGGCTACAAGCCGCAGCTCAAGCGCAATCTCTC GCTGTTGTCCAACTTCTCGGTGACCTTCTCGATCGTGTCAGTGCTAACCGGCATCACGACGTTGTACGGGACGGGTCTCGAATTCGGCGGGCCGGTGACCATGGTGTACGGTTGGCCGATCGCGGGCACCTTCACCGTTATCGTTGGCCTAGCAATGGCTGAGATCTGCTCCGCCTACCCTACCTCTGGTGGTCTCTACTTCTGGAGCGCCAAGCTCTGCAGCGAGCGACGTTGGGGCCCCTTCGCCTCCTGGCTCACCGGCTG GTTTAACATCGTTGGACAG TGGGCGGTGACAACCAGCGTGGACTACTCGCTGGCGCAGCTGATCCAGGTGATCATCCTTCTCAGCACCGGCGGCGCCAACGGAGGAGGGTACCTGGCGTCCAAGTACGTCGTCATCGCCATCCACGCTGCCATCCTGCTCAGCCACGCCATCATCAATAGCCTCCCCATCTCCTTGCTCTCCTTCTTTGGCCAGTTCGCGGCTGCTTGGAACATGCTAG GTGTCTTTGTCTTGATGATTGTTGTGCCGACTGTTGCTACCGAGAGGGCTAGCGCCGAGTTTGTCTTCACCCATTTCAACACTGACAACAGCGCCGGAATACACAGCAACCTTTACATCTTTGTCCTGGGGCTCCTCATGAGCCAGTACACACTCCTGGGATACGACGCATCAGCGCATATg ACTGAGGAGACGAAAAACGCAGACACGAACGGCCCGATCGGGATCATCAGCGCGATCGGTATATCCATAGTAGTCGGCTGGGGATACATACTGGGCATCACATTTGCGGTGAAGGACATACCATCCCTGCTGAGCCCCAACAATGAAGCCGGAGGGTACGCGATCGCCCAGGTGTTCTACGAAGCGTTCAAGAGCCGGTACGGTAGCGGCGTGGGCGGGATCGTCTGCCTGGGAATCGTTGCCGTCGCCATATACTTCTGCGGCATGAGTTCGGTGACAAGCAACTCCAG GATGGCGTACGCATTCTCGAGAGACGGGGCAATGCCGCTGTCGTCCGTGTGGCAGAAGGTCAACAAGCACGAGGTGCCCATCAACGCCGTCTGGCTCTCGACCTTCATCTCCCTGTGCATGGCGTTGCCG TCACTGGGCAGCCTGGTGGCGTTCCAAGCGATGGTGTCGATCGCCACGATCGGGCTCTACATCGCGTACGCGCTGCCCATCTTCTTCCGGGTGACGCTGGCACGCAAGTACTTCGTGCCGGGGCCGTTCAACCTCGGACGGTACGGCGTCGTGGTGGGCTGGGTCGCCGTGCTCTGGGTGGCCACCATCACCGTGCTCTTCTCGCTGCCCGTCACGTACCCGGTGACCAAGGACACACTCAACTACACGCCAGTCGCCGTCGGCGGGCTCTTCATCCTCGTGTTGGGGTCGTGGATTTTCAGTGCCAGGCACTGGTTCAAGGGacccgtcacgaatttgggtggcTAG